CTAATCGTCGAATTGctccttttgttttgaaaatgtttgtagAATTGGGAAGATATTTTGTGCAAGGTCAGGAAGAGAATTTTTTGATACAAAATAGTAGTTAATTCGTAATAGCAAGAACAACACGAGATCTATTAACAATgagctttaaaatgttttcaaatccAGATAGACGCAGAAAATATACTATCAACAGCGAGGCAATAAAAATTTAGGTAAGCCCCTAAGTGTGGACATACGACCGTAGTTCCTACTCGAATAGAATGGAAGAAGAATGCCTATGAAAATTTGGTATACTACTACTATTTCGGTATGCTTTTTAGCAGCCATGTACTCTTCTACCATCCATATGCTGTTAAAGAACGCGTATAATATATTAGCAGCCATTTTTTAGTTCTAGTTCTAGTTCTAGTTCATTCCCAAGCAAGATGACTTTTGCCGGCTAGTAAAATCATTCCCACCGGATCGTGCAGAATGCTGGCTACGGCAACAGGCAACGGTTGACGTTAGATCATGCATTCAGCCAGAATAACATCatgatcatcgtcatcatcattcggTTATGGGATAGATGTGTGGGTATAATCCTCGCAGACAATGGTAGGATCTTTATCCAATTGAATATTCTTTTTTCGTGAGGTGTATGTCTACTATAGGTTGTTTGATAACTGTTCATCTTTAAGGAAgtgttttgaatttatttttaatagagCCACACAGAGAAGGAAATTTAAACAACGATCATAATAGACAGTTAGTGGAAAGTGgttgtaaatatgttttatataGAAGGATTTAAACCAAACTCACCATTCCAAACATATGTGAACAAGTATTCGTTGTTAGAAATGTGTGGTCATTTCATGTTCCCTATTGgactgtgttgttttttttttcgaatgttAATAGTTTggaaatcaacaaaaaaaaacagtggtCTGATGCCGTGGGATTGCTTGCAGTCGCACAGATGTTTTCGAACCGCTAGCGAATACTaaaggcaaacaataaaaccacgAGAAACCGACGGAAGGGACTACCCCATGAGAACTGACCGTACGATGCGAGGTGATTCCCTAGTTGGTCTCGTTTACCTTCACCGATTGCCTGGAAGGCGATACGTAGGCTGATGTGGCTCCTGATGTGCGATGTGGTTCTGACCTGTAATGTACACCTTTTTGTTgccctttcctttttttgttgttgatatttttgCACGCCACTGTTACATTGTGTGGTGTTGTGGGAACATTTTGCTAAAATGCCATTCTTGCTCTCCGGAAGCTTCGTTTCCGGTAGGCCAGTTGCTTtaccttttgttttatattcgtTTTTGCTTGGgagtcatttttgttttcgggagttttttatttgttttactttggtTTTATTAACATACAGCCAccattttgtgtatgtttgccGATACTGTTTGCGGCTGGAGATGGATGGAAATGGTTGCCAGAACGTTTCTACCATTAGCActacgttttttgttgtacagtGGAAAGGAAATGAGAATTATTTGGAAAACCCCCTAATGGACATCATGCTGTACATGCAGCCTTTAAGGTCATACCGGGAGCATGGAAATTGGAAATCCACTTTTCATCAAAAGCTACATTTCAACGCTCCGAACATTTTGATGGTTTGATAACCTTCTGTTTTGGAGCGGTTAACTGAGGTTCACTGGGTGAAAAGTCTTCTACTAATTGATTTAGaggaaatggaatgaaatgtaAAGCGCAGTAGAGAGATTCAGATTTATGGTAGATTGTGATATGCAGTATGATTGAACAATATTGTATGTAATTGttactttcataagcaaataCAGGCAACAAGGGATTAATAATTTCACTATTGCATATTGTAAGAGATTGAGTGATGAAATATAATTCCGTGACATCATTTGTTGACCTAAAGTAAAATCTTTTGTTCGATCCGGTTCAGTAGCATTTCAACATACACCCATCGGTACATTAGATGTTGAGGCAGTATACCTAGTGCAATCAATCAACCAAATGTTTCCCttgattaattaaaacttcTTCACGTTTTTATACcttaaaaatgaagttaaCGATGGTTTTGAGTTTTCCACCTAgtggtttttaatttcattcagcTCAATCACATTTTCCGTCAACAGATCGACCAACACATCGAGCTTCACCTGCAGCATGTTGTTTTCCTGTTCGAGCGTTTTCATACGCCGCTTCATGCGCAACAAATCGTCCGTCTGGTTGACGCCTGTACCGGATGTTGCAGTGCCGCCCGGAACCGGCTTCAGCCCATTCAACCAAACGCCATCGTTGAAGCAAAGCTGCTTGTCGACCAGATTCAGCGTAATGGTGCGGAAGTCGTCCAAATCTTCGGCCGGCGGTGGACAGCCAATATTGAGCCGCTGGGTACGCGGTGGTGCGACTTTCGGGGAAAATTTCTTCTGAAAAATGGG
This region of Anopheles marshallii chromosome 2, idAnoMarsDA_429_01, whole genome shotgun sequence genomic DNA includes:
- the LOC128708285 gene encoding protein chibby homolog 1, translating into MPIFQKKFSPKVAPPRTQRLNIGCPPPAEDLDDFRTITLNLVDKQLCFNDGVWLNGLKPVPGGTATSGTGVNQTDDLLRMKRRMKTLEQENNMLQVKLDVLVDLLTENVIELNEIKNH